The following proteins come from a genomic window of Geothrix edaphica:
- a CDS encoding SpoVG family protein, producing MLNITDIRITKVEGDDKLRAFAGLVIDDCFLVGDLRVVEGEDGYFVAMPSRRKRDGSFKDIAYPLNNNLREQIEEKVLLAYETATGHRALSRIERGEAAQVRPDLLGVEEFGFTPKTNP from the coding sequence ATGCTCAATATCACCGACATCCGCATCACCAAGGTGGAAGGCGACGACAAGCTGCGGGCCTTCGCCGGCCTGGTCATCGACGACTGCTTCCTGGTGGGGGACCTGCGGGTGGTGGAGGGCGAAGACGGCTACTTCGTGGCCATGCCCAGCCGCCGCAAGCGCGACGGCAGCTTCAAGGACATCGCCTATCCCCTGAACAACAACCTCCGCGAGCAGATCGAGGAGAAGGTGCTGCTGGCCTACGAGACCGCCACCGGCCACCGCGCCCTCAGCCGCATCGAGCGCGGCGAGGCCGCCCAGGTGCGCCCCGACCTCCTGGGCGTCGAAGAGTTCGGCTTCACCCCCAAGACCAACCCCTGA
- a CDS encoding DUF116 domain-containing protein, with amino-acid sequence MKEPRALPLPGSLPEERGVLFLWVRRGVPLAAAAFAFLGAAFHSAGRGWWLLAGVTALAAAWPSFLRGEAFLRNRTAVRRQDSIWAHAFRPLARWLGQEDAWILSYCGDNNRRVREAFSDRRAKRALILLPHCIQMARCKAGILDDLQACYDCGLCPVGDYMNLVLTNRWEGRITNRSHKAYREAREFRPDLVVAVSCPDRLLKGLTKMPEIPCYVIPLGLPHGMCVDTDFSVPHLLAAMETLVEPRRPSGEVQALRHEGIA; translated from the coding sequence GTGAAGGAACCCCGCGCCCTGCCCCTCCCCGGCTCCCTGCCGGAGGAGCGGGGCGTGCTGTTCCTCTGGGTCCGCCGGGGTGTGCCGCTGGCCGCCGCGGCCTTCGCCTTCCTGGGCGCGGCCTTTCACTCCGCCGGTCGCGGCTGGTGGCTGCTGGCGGGCGTGACGGCCCTCGCAGCGGCCTGGCCGAGTTTCCTGCGGGGCGAAGCCTTCCTGCGGAACCGGACGGCCGTCCGGCGGCAGGACAGCATCTGGGCCCACGCCTTCCGCCCCCTCGCCCGCTGGCTGGGTCAGGAGGACGCGTGGATCCTCTCCTATTGCGGCGACAACAACCGGCGGGTCCGCGAGGCCTTCAGCGACCGCCGCGCCAAGCGGGCCCTCATCCTGCTGCCCCACTGCATCCAGATGGCCCGCTGCAAGGCCGGCATCCTCGATGACCTCCAGGCCTGCTACGACTGCGGCCTGTGCCCCGTGGGCGACTACATGAACCTGGTGCTGACGAACCGCTGGGAGGGCCGCATCACCAACCGCAGCCACAAGGCCTACCGCGAGGCCCGGGAATTCCGGCCCGATCTCGTCGTGGCCGTGAGCTGCCCGGACCGGCTGCTCAAGGGGCTCACCAAGATGCCCGAGATCCCCTGCTACGTGATCCCGCTGGGCCTGCCCCACGGCATGTGTGTGGACACAGACTTCAGCGTGCCCCACCTGCTCGCCGCCATGGAGACCCTGGTGGAGCCCCGGCGGCCCTCCGGCGAGGTCCAGGCCCTGCGCCACGAAGGCATCGCGTGA
- a CDS encoding polyphenol oxidase family protein, which produces MLTPDVRPPFPLAWGFSTRQDPPEALPERRLNQVHRCGVVEATDAVVEADGLWTTHPGVRIGVRVADCVPVLLAGPLADGTPWVAALHAGWRGATGHGDDSPFPGPGRGILRRGVARYRALGGRPAELVWAFGPAILACHFEVGDEVIAAARQDPAWDEGLRSEGPSGRAHLDLHGFLRAQALSLGLDPGKEGSVALCTVCRPDLLYSYRRGETTGRQWGWVEIG; this is translated from the coding sequence TTGCTCACGCCTGATGTCCGGCCTCCCTTCCCGCTGGCCTGGGGCTTCTCCACCCGGCAGGATCCCCCGGAGGCCCTGCCCGAGCGGCGCCTGAACCAGGTGCATCGCTGCGGCGTGGTGGAGGCCACCGACGCGGTGGTGGAGGCCGATGGCCTCTGGACCACCCACCCCGGCGTCCGCATCGGTGTGCGCGTCGCCGACTGCGTACCCGTGCTGCTGGCCGGTCCCCTGGCCGATGGCACGCCCTGGGTGGCCGCCCTGCATGCAGGCTGGCGCGGCGCCACGGGGCATGGCGATGACAGCCCCTTCCCCGGGCCGGGCCGCGGCATCCTGCGGCGCGGCGTGGCCCGCTACCGCGCCCTGGGCGGTCGTCCGGCGGAGCTGGTGTGGGCCTTCGGTCCCGCCATCCTGGCCTGCCACTTCGAGGTGGGCGACGAAGTCATCGCCGCCGCCCGGCAGGATCCCGCCTGGGATGAGGGCCTGCGCAGCGAGGGCCCCTCCGGAAGGGCCCACCTCGATCTGCACGGCTTCCTGCGCGCCCAGGCCCTGAGCCTTGGCTTGGATCCCGGGAAGGAAGGTAGCGTGGCGCTCTGCACCGTGTGCCGCCCCGATCTGCTCTACTCCTACCGCCGCGGCGAGACCACCGGCCGCCAGTGGGGCTGGGTCGAGATCGGCTAA
- a CDS encoding NAD(P)/FAD-dependent oxidoreductase, which translates to MADPDPVPPTVLIVGGGFGGLRAARALAGAPVQVVLVDRQNHHLFQPLLYQVASATLSPADIAAPIRHILRDQANADVVLGEVASVDLDARRAVLVDGRGLSYDFLILAAGSRSSYFGRDAWAGLAPGLKTLEDALEIRRRFLLTFERAEQEEDPDLRREWLTFVIVGGGPTGVELAGTLKEMARLTLPQEFRRIRTDRARVILVEAGPGILANFGSGLSEKALQGLERIGVEVRLGQPITAIEEHAVQLGGERIPTRTVVWAAGVSAVPLGATLGVPVDRIGRVLVEPDLSLPGHPEVFVVGDLAAFTHGPGGALPGVAPVAIQQGICAAGNLLATLASRPRQAFRYRDKGSMATLGRGRAVAHIGRLSFTGYPAWLAWLFIHLMLLVDFRSRVFVFFEWLWAYLTTQPRARLILGKKTRDI; encoded by the coding sequence GTGGCAGATCCAGATCCTGTCCCTCCCACGGTCCTCATCGTCGGTGGTGGGTTCGGGGGGCTCCGGGCCGCCCGCGCCCTCGCTGGCGCGCCGGTCCAGGTGGTGCTGGTGGACCGCCAGAACCACCACCTGTTCCAGCCCCTCCTCTACCAGGTGGCCTCGGCCACCCTCTCGCCGGCCGACATCGCCGCTCCCATCCGCCACATCCTCCGGGACCAGGCCAACGCCGACGTGGTGCTCGGAGAAGTCGCCTCCGTGGACCTGGACGCAAGGCGGGCAGTCCTGGTGGACGGGAGGGGTCTGTCCTATGACTTCCTCATCCTCGCCGCGGGTTCCCGCAGCTCGTACTTCGGGCGGGACGCCTGGGCGGGCCTGGCGCCGGGCCTCAAGACCCTGGAGGACGCCCTGGAGATCCGGCGGCGCTTCCTGCTCACCTTCGAGCGGGCGGAGCAGGAGGAGGACCCGGATCTCCGCCGGGAATGGCTGACCTTCGTCATCGTCGGCGGCGGGCCCACGGGCGTGGAACTGGCCGGCACCCTGAAGGAGATGGCACGGCTCACCCTGCCGCAGGAGTTCCGGCGCATCCGAACGGATCGCGCCCGGGTCATCCTGGTGGAGGCCGGGCCGGGCATCCTGGCGAACTTCGGCTCCGGGTTGTCGGAGAAGGCCCTGCAGGGCCTGGAGCGCATCGGCGTCGAGGTCCGCCTGGGCCAGCCCATCACGGCCATCGAGGAGCATGCCGTCCAGCTCGGCGGGGAACGCATCCCGACGCGGACGGTGGTCTGGGCGGCCGGGGTGTCGGCGGTACCCCTGGGGGCGACCCTCGGCGTGCCCGTGGATCGCATCGGCAGGGTGCTGGTGGAACCCGATCTCAGCCTTCCAGGCCATCCCGAGGTGTTCGTCGTGGGGGACCTGGCCGCCTTTACGCATGGGCCCGGAGGCGCCTTGCCGGGCGTCGCCCCCGTGGCGATCCAGCAGGGCATCTGCGCTGCCGGGAACCTCCTGGCGACCCTGGCCAGCCGGCCGCGCCAAGCATTCCGCTACCGGGACAAGGGCAGCATGGCGACCCTCGGCCGGGGCAGGGCCGTGGCCCACATCGGCCGCCTGAGCTTCACCGGCTACCCCGCCTGGCTGGCCTGGCTGTTCATCCACCTCATGCTGCTCGTAGACTTCCGCAGCCGCGTGTTCGTGTTCTTCGAATGGCTGTGGGCCTACCTGACCACCCAGCCCAGAGCGCGGCTGATCCTCGGGAAGAAAACCCGCGATATCTAA
- a CDS encoding UbiA family prenyltransferase, with amino-acid sequence MTGDAPAFPIRAFFQRLLGPRALAYLLHLRPLEWPIMTAHFLLGTLLAAGWALRARPTLLGWLVFVALLNGGTLAINSAFDKDEGDIGYLKAPPKPPEHLLAFSSLLLAASALLGFLLPRPFALLNLACVVMSVLYSVPPVRLKARAGWDLLINCLGFGLFTPLAGWALTGRPFDGAIWWACWGFAFLFAALYPMTQIYQVAEDTARGDRTLVIRLGVGRSLALALAAAAAAHLLFGAAALARGRNALFLVPSLAGWLGVLLPWMRGWRTWTDRRHETGMYWGLGAWAVTDLSLLVLLWP; translated from the coding sequence GTGACCGGGGACGCCCCGGCCTTCCCCATCCGGGCCTTCTTCCAGCGCCTCCTGGGCCCCCGGGCCCTGGCCTACCTGCTCCACCTGCGCCCGCTGGAGTGGCCCATCATGACGGCGCACTTCCTGCTGGGCACCCTGCTGGCCGCGGGCTGGGCCCTGCGGGCCCGCCCCACCCTGCTGGGGTGGCTGGTCTTCGTCGCCCTGCTCAACGGCGGCACCCTCGCCATCAACAGCGCCTTCGACAAGGATGAGGGCGACATCGGCTACCTGAAGGCGCCACCGAAGCCGCCCGAACACCTGCTGGCATTCTCCTCACTGCTGTTGGCCGCCTCCGCCCTCCTGGGCTTCCTGCTACCCAGGCCCTTCGCCCTGCTCAACCTCGCCTGCGTGGTCATGAGCGTGCTGTATTCCGTGCCCCCGGTGCGGCTCAAGGCCCGGGCCGGCTGGGACCTGCTCATCAATTGCCTCGGCTTCGGCCTGTTCACGCCCCTGGCTGGCTGGGCCCTCACGGGAAGGCCCTTTGACGGAGCCATCTGGTGGGCCTGTTGGGGTTTCGCCTTCCTCTTCGCCGCCCTCTACCCCATGACCCAGATCTACCAGGTGGCCGAGGACACCGCCCGCGGTGACCGCACCCTCGTGATCCGCCTGGGGGTGGGCCGGAGCCTGGCCCTGGCCCTGGCGGCCGCTGCGGCAGCCCACCTGCTGTTCGGCGCCGCAGCCCTGGCCCGGGGGCGGAACGCCCTGTTCCTGGTGCCCTCCCTGGCGGGCTGGCTGGGCGTCCTCCTGCCCTGGATGAGGGGCTGGCGCACCTGGACCGACCGGCGGCACGAAACTGGCATGTATTGGGGTCTGGGTGCCTGGGCCGTGACGGACCTAAGCCTTTTGGTCCTGCTCTGGCCCTGA
- a CDS encoding serine hydrolase, with product MGFSRGIRRVGFLCCAALTALQAAPRTPAKLSLKSASALVLDQVTGQALIEKQAGAVQPIASLTKLMTAMVLLDARLDPQETLTITREDMDMLRHSRSRLPVGTRLPREQALLLALLASENRAAHALGRTFPGGLTAFVQAMNAKARELGLAETRFEDPSGLSAGNVASAHDLARILEAAYRYPEIRDFTTRSETTIQAGRRSIQFPNTNALVRSPRWNIGLSKTGYIEEAGRCLVMQAMLANRPVLIILLDSWGKYSRLGDANRIKSWLEGRLGPKG from the coding sequence ATGGGATTCAGCCGGGGCATCCGAAGGGTGGGATTTTTGTGCTGCGCGGCCCTCACGGCCCTGCAGGCGGCCCCCCGCACCCCGGCCAAGCTCTCGCTGAAGTCCGCCTCGGCCCTGGTGCTGGACCAGGTCACGGGCCAGGCCCTGATCGAGAAGCAGGCCGGGGCCGTCCAGCCCATCGCCTCTCTCACCAAGCTGATGACGGCCATGGTGCTGCTGGATGCCCGCCTGGACCCCCAGGAGACGCTCACCATCACCCGCGAGGACATGGACATGCTGCGCCACAGCAGGTCCCGCCTCCCCGTGGGCACCCGCCTCCCCCGCGAGCAGGCTCTCCTGCTGGCCCTGCTGGCCTCGGAGAACCGCGCCGCCCATGCCCTGGGCCGCACCTTCCCCGGCGGCCTCACCGCCTTCGTCCAGGCGATGAACGCCAAGGCCCGGGAGCTCGGCCTGGCGGAGACCCGGTTCGAGGATCCCTCCGGCCTTTCCGCCGGCAACGTCGCCTCCGCCCACGACCTGGCCCGGATCCTGGAAGCCGCCTACCGCTACCCCGAGATCCGCGACTTCACCACCCGGTCCGAGACCACCATCCAGGCCGGCCGCCGCAGCATCCAGTTCCCCAACACCAACGCCCTGGTGCGCAGCCCCCGGTGGAACATCGGCCTCTCCAAGACCGGCTACATCGAAGAGGCCGGCCGCTGCCTGGTGATGCAGGCCATGCTGGCCAACCGGCCCGTGCTCATCATCCTGCTGGATTCCTGGGGCAAGTACAGCCGCCTGGGCGACGCCAACCGCATCAAGTCGTGGCTGGAAGGCCGTCTCGGCCCCAAGGGCTGA